The genomic window TCTCTTGCCGTCTCAAACTCCGCCAATGTCATCAGCACAGAATCCGGCGCAGACTGGGCTATGGCGGCCATGGCACCTTCGTCGCACTCCTCGTCGACGTCGTCGTCCGTAATGGCATCCCACACTCGAAGGGTTCGGAGAATGATCTTCATCTTCACTGCCCACACGCCGTAGTTGGCATCGGTGAGCATCGGGTACTGGATGGGGATGTTGCGATGCACCGGTACGTTGGCGCCGCCCGTTCCTCCATCACTGGTTGCTGAGTTGCCGCTCTTATTCACCTTGTCGCCGTTCTTGTTTGCCTTGGAACCGCCGTTGCCGGACTTGACCGATTCCTTGTCGCTGTCCATCATCGTAAATTGTAGATCGTTGAGACTCTAAATACCAATTGTTGGCTTTCGATCGCGAGATCAATTCCCCATAGAGCA from Triticum aestivum cultivar Chinese Spring unplaced genomic scaffold, IWGSC CS RefSeq v2.1 scaffold228394, whole genome shotgun sequence includes these protein-coding regions:
- the LOC123178970 gene encoding uncharacterized protein — its product is MRLDVHVLGTVHQSSDKESVKSGNGGSKANKNGDKVNKSGNSATSDGGTGGANVPVHRNIPIQYPMLTDANYGVWAVKMKIILRTLRVWDAITDDDVDEECDEGAMAAIAQSAPDSVLMTLAEFETAREAWNALKEMRIE